A stretch of the Ornithodoros turicata isolate Travis chromosome 4, ASM3712646v1, whole genome shotgun sequence genome encodes the following:
- the LOC135391609 gene encoding uncharacterized protein LOC135391609 isoform X1 yields the protein MRTLHDDLVRGSELSKLQWKCCKQVDPIFPMSGMCLQDSVVDTLSGPSATLPLQPLGHMEGQIENVKKALRLQAIDFEAQCTSSTDTDCWILHNLTPWNKILYFANMELTEHKPGRLSLCEVNNNIATCCDSGPLLSAAFVAYWLVKKHSCVDFFKPDALVVRQSSSAFKDALASNANLCHFEYSWSGYSRHEEHYVSEGVRLLKNVESLVLCNVKIKQEGAVLVAEMLEDNRKIKKVNFTRNSLTYRGSERIFRALRRCLTLTELVFDSNGIGKKAMKYLGQLVAKSQLLQTAVLHYCISSGDNGIESLANALKVNTSVKEITFYTCGSCVEAIADALIENRSVRCAKFVQCGVSDENCSMLSRMLQQNSTLEELHLTSNEIEDNGASFLATGLLGNKTLRKLFLNRNCIGQHGSGRLIGALATNKSLQYLDITSNSLEEHDSSTLSRALISARAYGRVKLDWQDVDIGQLANAFAARSQIEDVELNSTTIPEEKMLEVLSSLCVNASVKKLCLKGQLALPVAECVARVLYTNTSIKSLDVCFFCIQQHGFPSLLRALECNRTITKCRISIQKYTTKILLAMGSVVCKNTAITDLVTFALHERDFRVISKALRSNYTITKLDFQCSAKPYKDMCDIRGLLQRNQSLLNAAARFVISPSVHKERALAFEKLAHSDRLAEHLVNITLKSAEDVSKMLRCAKDYVASNYFRIVGVVKTKVLCHDTVGDGGQIDQLNEVCLRRLLFYLRIDDVIAL from the exons ATGCGGACACTGCATGACGATCTTGTCCGAGGTTCCGAGCTGAGTAAACTCCAATGGAAGTGCTGTAAGCAAGTGGACCCCATCTTTCCGAT GTCGGGCATGTGTTTACAAGATTCTGTGGTGGACACCCTGTCTGGCCCTAGTGCTACACTGCCACTCCAACCTCTTGGTCACATGGAAGGACAGATAGAGAATGTGAAGAAGGCACTGCGCTTGCAGGCCATTGACTTTGAGGCACAATGCACATCAAGTACAGACACTGACTGCTGGATCTTACACAACCTCACACCATGGAACAAGATTCTTTACTTTGCAAATATGGAACTTACAGAGCACAAACCTGGAAGGTTGAGTCTGTGTGAGGTGAATAATAATATCGCTACGTGCTGTGACAGTGGGCCCCTACTCAGTGCTGCATTTGTGGCTTATTGGCTAGTCAAGAAACACAGTTGCGTCGACTTTTTTAAACCAGACGCCCTCGTAGTTCGACAGTCAAGCAGCGCGTTCAAAGATGCTCTTGCATCTAATGCTAATCTGTGCCACTTTGAATATTCCTGGAGTGGCTACTCTCGACACGAAGAACATTATGTCTCTGAGGGTGTCCGTCTGTTGAAGAATGTCGAAAGCCTTGTCCTCTGCAACGTCAAGATCAAGCAAGAAGGAGCTGTTCTTGTTGCTGAGATGCTCGAAGACaacagaaaaattaaaaaagtaaacTTTACTAGAAATTCCCTCACATATCGTGGCTCGGAAAGAATATTTCGAGCTCTGAGACGGTGCTTGACGCTGACGGAGCTTGTATTTGACAGCAACGGCATTGGAAAGAAAGCAATGAAATATCTTGGTCAACTCGTTGCAAAAAGTCAGTTGCTCCAAACGGCTGTACTCCACTACTGCATTAGCTCGGGAGATAATGGTATAGAAAGTCTCGCCAATGCTCTCAAGGTTAACACCAGCGTTAAAGAGATCACCTTCTACACCTGTGGATCTTGTGTGGAAGCAATAGCAGATGCTCTCATAGAGAACAGATCTGTACGCTGTGCCAAATTTGTACAGTGTGGAGTCAGTGACGAGAATTGCTCGATGCTGTCCAGAATGCTCCAACAGAATTCAACCTTAGAAGAACTGCATCTCACTTCTAACGAGATTGAAGACAACGGAGCTTCGTTTCTAGCTACTGGACTTCTTGGGAACAAAACTCTCAGAAAGCTTTTCCTCAACAGGAACTGCATTGGACAGCATGGCTCAGGACGTCTCATCGGAGCCCTAGCAACGAACAAATCGCTTCAGTATCTTGATATAACTTCCAATTCTTTGGAAGAACATGACAGTAGCACATTAAGCAGAGCACTTATCAGTGCCAGAGCTTATGGCAGGGTAAAGCTGGACTGGCAAGATGTTGACATTGGTCAACTTGCAAACGCTTTTGCAGCCAGAAGCCAAATTGAAGATGTTGAGCTCAACAGCACGACGATTCCAGAGGAGAAGATGCTGGAAGTTCTGTCATCCCTCTGTGTTAATGCATCAGTTAAGAAGCTTTGTTTGAAGGGGCAATTAGCACTCCCCGTTGCTGAGTGTGTAGCCAGAGTGCTGTATACAAACACAAGTATCAAAAGTCTTGACGTATGCTTCTTCTGTATACAACAGCATGGTTTTCCAAGTTTGCTTCGGGCCCTTGAATGCAACAGAACCATAACAAAGTGCCGTATTAGCATACAGAAATACACCACAAAAATACTTCTGGCCATGGGGTCAGTCGTGTGCAAAAACACAGCCATCACTGATCTAGTCACTTTTGCTTTACATGAACGTGACTTCAGAGTTATATCCAAGGCATTAAGATCTAACTACACGATAACCAAACTAGACTTTCAATGTTCCGCGAAACCATATAAGGACATGTGTGACATTCGTGGTTTGCTTCAGCGCAATCAATCTCTTCTAAATGCGGCAGCTCGTTTCGTCATCAGCCCTTCAGTCCATAAAGAGAGAGCGTTGGCCTTCGAAAAACTCGCACACAGTGACAGGCTTGCCGAGCACTTGGTTAACATCACGTTGAAGAGTGCGGAGGATGTCAGCAAAATGTTGCGTTGTGCCAAGGACTATGTTGCGTCAAACTATTTCAGGATAGTCGGTGTGGTGAAAACAAAGGTGCTGTGCCATGACACTGTGGGCGACGGAGGACAAATTGACCAACTCAACGAGGTGTGTTTGCGAAGGCTGCTGTTTTACCTCAGGATTGATGACGTTATTGCTCTTTGA
- the LOC135391609 gene encoding uncharacterized protein LOC135391609 isoform X2 — MCLQDSVVDTLSGPSATLPLQPLGHMEGQIENVKKALRLQAIDFEAQCTSSTDTDCWILHNLTPWNKILYFANMELTEHKPGRLSLCEVNNNIATCCDSGPLLSAAFVAYWLVKKHSCVDFFKPDALVVRQSSSAFKDALASNANLCHFEYSWSGYSRHEEHYVSEGVRLLKNVESLVLCNVKIKQEGAVLVAEMLEDNRKIKKVNFTRNSLTYRGSERIFRALRRCLTLTELVFDSNGIGKKAMKYLGQLVAKSQLLQTAVLHYCISSGDNGIESLANALKVNTSVKEITFYTCGSCVEAIADALIENRSVRCAKFVQCGVSDENCSMLSRMLQQNSTLEELHLTSNEIEDNGASFLATGLLGNKTLRKLFLNRNCIGQHGSGRLIGALATNKSLQYLDITSNSLEEHDSSTLSRALISARAYGRVKLDWQDVDIGQLANAFAARSQIEDVELNSTTIPEEKMLEVLSSLCVNASVKKLCLKGQLALPVAECVARVLYTNTSIKSLDVCFFCIQQHGFPSLLRALECNRTITKCRISIQKYTTKILLAMGSVVCKNTAITDLVTFALHERDFRVISKALRSNYTITKLDFQCSAKPYKDMCDIRGLLQRNQSLLNAAARFVISPSVHKERALAFEKLAHSDRLAEHLVNITLKSAEDVSKMLRCAKDYVASNYFRIVGVVKTKVLCHDTVGDGGQIDQLNEVCLRRLLFYLRIDDVIAL, encoded by the coding sequence ATGTGTTTACAAGATTCTGTGGTGGACACCCTGTCTGGCCCTAGTGCTACACTGCCACTCCAACCTCTTGGTCACATGGAAGGACAGATAGAGAATGTGAAGAAGGCACTGCGCTTGCAGGCCATTGACTTTGAGGCACAATGCACATCAAGTACAGACACTGACTGCTGGATCTTACACAACCTCACACCATGGAACAAGATTCTTTACTTTGCAAATATGGAACTTACAGAGCACAAACCTGGAAGGTTGAGTCTGTGTGAGGTGAATAATAATATCGCTACGTGCTGTGACAGTGGGCCCCTACTCAGTGCTGCATTTGTGGCTTATTGGCTAGTCAAGAAACACAGTTGCGTCGACTTTTTTAAACCAGACGCCCTCGTAGTTCGACAGTCAAGCAGCGCGTTCAAAGATGCTCTTGCATCTAATGCTAATCTGTGCCACTTTGAATATTCCTGGAGTGGCTACTCTCGACACGAAGAACATTATGTCTCTGAGGGTGTCCGTCTGTTGAAGAATGTCGAAAGCCTTGTCCTCTGCAACGTCAAGATCAAGCAAGAAGGAGCTGTTCTTGTTGCTGAGATGCTCGAAGACaacagaaaaattaaaaaagtaaacTTTACTAGAAATTCCCTCACATATCGTGGCTCGGAAAGAATATTTCGAGCTCTGAGACGGTGCTTGACGCTGACGGAGCTTGTATTTGACAGCAACGGCATTGGAAAGAAAGCAATGAAATATCTTGGTCAACTCGTTGCAAAAAGTCAGTTGCTCCAAACGGCTGTACTCCACTACTGCATTAGCTCGGGAGATAATGGTATAGAAAGTCTCGCCAATGCTCTCAAGGTTAACACCAGCGTTAAAGAGATCACCTTCTACACCTGTGGATCTTGTGTGGAAGCAATAGCAGATGCTCTCATAGAGAACAGATCTGTACGCTGTGCCAAATTTGTACAGTGTGGAGTCAGTGACGAGAATTGCTCGATGCTGTCCAGAATGCTCCAACAGAATTCAACCTTAGAAGAACTGCATCTCACTTCTAACGAGATTGAAGACAACGGAGCTTCGTTTCTAGCTACTGGACTTCTTGGGAACAAAACTCTCAGAAAGCTTTTCCTCAACAGGAACTGCATTGGACAGCATGGCTCAGGACGTCTCATCGGAGCCCTAGCAACGAACAAATCGCTTCAGTATCTTGATATAACTTCCAATTCTTTGGAAGAACATGACAGTAGCACATTAAGCAGAGCACTTATCAGTGCCAGAGCTTATGGCAGGGTAAAGCTGGACTGGCAAGATGTTGACATTGGTCAACTTGCAAACGCTTTTGCAGCCAGAAGCCAAATTGAAGATGTTGAGCTCAACAGCACGACGATTCCAGAGGAGAAGATGCTGGAAGTTCTGTCATCCCTCTGTGTTAATGCATCAGTTAAGAAGCTTTGTTTGAAGGGGCAATTAGCACTCCCCGTTGCTGAGTGTGTAGCCAGAGTGCTGTATACAAACACAAGTATCAAAAGTCTTGACGTATGCTTCTTCTGTATACAACAGCATGGTTTTCCAAGTTTGCTTCGGGCCCTTGAATGCAACAGAACCATAACAAAGTGCCGTATTAGCATACAGAAATACACCACAAAAATACTTCTGGCCATGGGGTCAGTCGTGTGCAAAAACACAGCCATCACTGATCTAGTCACTTTTGCTTTACATGAACGTGACTTCAGAGTTATATCCAAGGCATTAAGATCTAACTACACGATAACCAAACTAGACTTTCAATGTTCCGCGAAACCATATAAGGACATGTGTGACATTCGTGGTTTGCTTCAGCGCAATCAATCTCTTCTAAATGCGGCAGCTCGTTTCGTCATCAGCCCTTCAGTCCATAAAGAGAGAGCGTTGGCCTTCGAAAAACTCGCACACAGTGACAGGCTTGCCGAGCACTTGGTTAACATCACGTTGAAGAGTGCGGAGGATGTCAGCAAAATGTTGCGTTGTGCCAAGGACTATGTTGCGTCAAACTATTTCAGGATAGTCGGTGTGGTGAAAACAAAGGTGCTGTGCCATGACACTGTGGGCGACGGAGGACAAATTGACCAACTCAACGAGGTGTGTTTGCGAAGGCTGCTGTTTTACCTCAGGATTGATGACGTTATTGCTCTTTGA
- the LOC135391610 gene encoding large ribosomal subunit protein mL43-like, translating to MAHRASAYVKNVLHNGVGRHVCQLQRLTIKFCKTHGNSRGVREYIEKEAVDFARKNPGVALYLRPRRHRDPVLVAEYLNGEREHIRAADYSCEEMVKWVEYLRTRSGMPVVKLRKYFHTDHPSIQGFWTPFTHRPTEQNLTQYPDEQLSKFINVEPTASEQLLQMAEQCGFESGQEVNERK from the exons ATGGCGCACAGAGCAAGTGCATACGTCAAGAACGTACTCCATAATGGAGTTGGACGTCATGTGTGCCAGCTGCAGCGACTCACCATCAAGTTCTGCAAAACGCACGGCAACAGTCGCGGTGTGCGGGAATACATTGAAAAGGAAGCGGTAGATTTTGCGAGAAAAAATCCGGGTGTCGCCCTATACCTGAGACCCCGAAGACATCGGGATCCCGTTCTGGTCGCAGAATACCTCAATGGCGAGCGAGAACATATCAGAGCGGCGGATTATAGCTGCGAAGAAATGGTCAAGTGGGTAGAGTATCTGAGGACCAGGTCAGGAATGCCTGTCGTCAAGCTGAGGAAGTACTTTCACACCGATCATCCTAGCATCCAAG GTTTCTGGACACCATTTACTCATCGCCCAACAGAGCAGAATCTGACGCAGTATCCGGATGAACAGCTGAGCAAATTCATCAATGTTGAGCCCACAGCTTCGGAACAGCTGCTGCAAATGGCAGAGCAGTGCGGCTTTGAGAGTGGCCAGGAAGTAAATGAGAGGAAGTGA